A region of Homo sapiens chromosome 17, GRCh38.p14 Primary Assembly DNA encodes the following proteins:
- the TMEM95 gene encoding sperm-egg fusion protein TMEM95 isoform X2, whose translation MWRLALGGVFLAAAQACVFCRLPAHDLSGRLARLCSQMEARQKECGASPDFSAFALDEVSMNKVTEKTHRVLRVMEIKEAVSSLPSYWSWLRKTKLPEYTREALCPPACRGSTTLYNCSTCKGTEVSCWPRKRCFPGPTTSKQKVACEDAENLPASSSKGPQPITWLSTMPGKYLQKERIPYATPTTPTPPSACSGKAGASAPEAIPGPPMTDGESGNACSGKLTPLE comes from the exons ATGTGGAGGCTGGCACTAGGCGGGGTTTTCCTGGCAGCCGCCCAGGCTTGTGTCTTCTGTCGCCTCCCAGCCCACGACTTGTCAGGCCGCCTGGCTCGGCTCTGCAGCCAGATGGAGGCCAGGCAGAAGGAATGTGGGGCCTCCCCAGACTTCTCGGCCTTTGCCTTAG ATGAGGTGTCCATGAACAAAGTCACAGAGAAGACTCACAGAGTCCTGAGGGTCATGG AAATCAAAGAGGCTGTCTCCTCACTCCCTTCATATTGGAGTTGGCTTCGAAAGACCAAGCTCCCTGAGTACACCAGGGAAG CTCTCTGTCCCCCCGCCTGCC GGGGCAGCACCACGCTGTACAACTGCTCCACCTGCAAGGGGACGGAGGTGTCCTGCTGGCCCCGAAAGCGCTGCTTCCCAG GTCCCACCACCTCCAAGCAAAAAGTGGCTTGTGAAGACGCTGaaaacctcccagcctccagctcTAAGGG CCCTCAACCAATCACATGGCTGTCAACAATGCCAGGAAAATATCTACAGAAGGAAAGAATCCCCTACGCCACTCCCACCACACCCACACCCCCTTCTGCCTGTTCCGGGAAAGCGGGGGCATCTGCCCCAGAAGCTATTCCAGGCCCTCCTATGACTGATGGGGAATCCGGGAATGCATGTTCTGGAAAACTCACCCCACTAGAGTGA
- the TMEM95 gene encoding sperm-egg fusion protein TMEM95 isoform 2 precursor (isoform 2 precursor is encoded by transcript variant 2), translated as MWRLALGGVFLAAAQACVFCRLPAHDLSGRLARLCSQMEARQKECGASPDFSAFALDEVSMNKVTEKTHRVLRVMEIKEAVSSLPSYWSWLRKTKLPEYTREALCPPACPLPLLSPAGGSTTLYNCSTCKGTEVSCWPRKRCFPGSQDLWEAKILLLSIFGAFLLLGVLSLLVESHHLQAKSGL; from the exons ATGTGGAGGCTGGCACTAGGCGGGGTTTTCCTGGCAGCCGCCCAGGCTTGTGTCTTCTGTCGCCTCCCAGCCCACGACTTGTCAGGCCGCCTGGCTCGGCTCTGCAGCCAGATGGAGGCCAGGCAGAAGGAATGTGGGGCCTCCCCAGACTTCTCGGCCTTTGCCTTAG ATGAGGTGTCCATGAACAAAGTCACAGAGAAGACTCACAGAGTCCTGAGGGTCATGG AAATCAAAGAGGCTGTCTCCTCACTCCCTTCATATTGGAGTTGGCTTCGAAAGACCAAGCTCCCTGAGTACACCAGGGAAG CTCTCTGTCCCCCCGCCTGCC cGTTGCCTCTGCTGTCTCCTGCAGGGGGCAGCACCACGCTGTACAACTGCTCCACCTGCAAGGGGACGGAGGTGTCCTGCTGGCCCCGAAAGCGCTGCTTCCCAG GAAGTCAGgatctttgggaagccaagattcTGCTCCTCTCCATCTTCGGAGCTTTCCTGCTTCTGGGTGTTCTGAGCCTCCTGGTGGA GTCCCACCACCTCCAAGCAAAAAGTGGCTTGTGA
- the TMEM95 gene encoding sperm-egg fusion protein TMEM95 isoform X1 encodes MWRLALGGVFLAAAQACVFCRLPAHDLSGRLARLCSQMEARQKECGASPDFSAFALDEVSMNKVTEKTHRVLRVMEIKEAVSSLPSYWSWLRKTKLPEYTREALCPPACRGSTTLYNCSTCKGTEVSCWPRKRCFPGPTTSKQKVACEDAENLPASSSKGVRWPPGNPGTHSWKVPPLQPSTNHMAVNNARKISTEGKNPLRHSHHTHTPFCLFRESGGICPRSYSRPSYD; translated from the exons ATGTGGAGGCTGGCACTAGGCGGGGTTTTCCTGGCAGCCGCCCAGGCTTGTGTCTTCTGTCGCCTCCCAGCCCACGACTTGTCAGGCCGCCTGGCTCGGCTCTGCAGCCAGATGGAGGCCAGGCAGAAGGAATGTGGGGCCTCCCCAGACTTCTCGGCCTTTGCCTTAG ATGAGGTGTCCATGAACAAAGTCACAGAGAAGACTCACAGAGTCCTGAGGGTCATGG AAATCAAAGAGGCTGTCTCCTCACTCCCTTCATATTGGAGTTGGCTTCGAAAGACCAAGCTCCCTGAGTACACCAGGGAAG CTCTCTGTCCCCCCGCCTGCC GGGGCAGCACCACGCTGTACAACTGCTCCACCTGCAAGGGGACGGAGGTGTCCTGCTGGCCCCGAAAGCGCTGCTTCCCAG GTCCCACCACCTCCAAGCAAAAAGTGGCTTGTGAAGACGCTGaaaacctcccagcctccagctcTAAGGG TGTCAGATGGCCTCCCGGGAACCCAGGCACCCACAGCTGGAAAGTTCCTCCCCTCCAGCCCTCAACCAATCACATGGCTGTCAACAATGCCAGGAAAATATCTACAGAAGGAAAGAATCCCCTACGCCACTCCCACCACACCCACACCCCCTTCTGCCTGTTCCGGGAAAGCGGGGGCATCTGCCCCAGAAGCTATTCCAGGCCCTCCTATGACTGA
- the TMEM95 gene encoding sperm-egg fusion protein TMEM95 isoform X5: protein MWRLALGGVFLAAAQACVFCRLPAHDLSGRLARLCSQMEARQKECGASPDFSAFALDEVSMNKVTEKTHRVLRVMEIKEAVSSLPSYWSWLRKTKLPEYTREALCPPACRGSTTLYNCSTCKGTEVSCWPRKRCFPGSQDLWEAKILLLSIFGAFLLLGVLSLLVESHHLQAKSGL, encoded by the exons ATGTGGAGGCTGGCACTAGGCGGGGTTTTCCTGGCAGCCGCCCAGGCTTGTGTCTTCTGTCGCCTCCCAGCCCACGACTTGTCAGGCCGCCTGGCTCGGCTCTGCAGCCAGATGGAGGCCAGGCAGAAGGAATGTGGGGCCTCCCCAGACTTCTCGGCCTTTGCCTTAG ATGAGGTGTCCATGAACAAAGTCACAGAGAAGACTCACAGAGTCCTGAGGGTCATGG AAATCAAAGAGGCTGTCTCCTCACTCCCTTCATATTGGAGTTGGCTTCGAAAGACCAAGCTCCCTGAGTACACCAGGGAAG CTCTCTGTCCCCCCGCCTGCC GGGGCAGCACCACGCTGTACAACTGCTCCACCTGCAAGGGGACGGAGGTGTCCTGCTGGCCCCGAAAGCGCTGCTTCCCAG GAAGTCAGgatctttgggaagccaagattcTGCTCCTCTCCATCTTCGGAGCTTTCCTGCTTCTGGGTGTTCTGAGCCTCCTGGTGGA GTCCCACCACCTCCAAGCAAAAAGTGGCTTGTGA
- the TMEM95 gene encoding sperm-egg fusion protein TMEM95 isoform X4 produces MWRLALGGVFLAAAQACVFCRLPAHDLSGRLARLCSQMEARQKECGASPDFSAFALDEVSMNKVTEKTHRVLRVMGGSTTLYNCSTCKGTEVSCWPRKRCFPGPTTSKQKVACEDAENLPASSSKGVRWPPGNPGTHSWKVPPLQPSTNHMAVNNARKISTEGKNPLRHSHHTHTPFCLFRESGGICPRSYSRPSYD; encoded by the exons ATGTGGAGGCTGGCACTAGGCGGGGTTTTCCTGGCAGCCGCCCAGGCTTGTGTCTTCTGTCGCCTCCCAGCCCACGACTTGTCAGGCCGCCTGGCTCGGCTCTGCAGCCAGATGGAGGCCAGGCAGAAGGAATGTGGGGCCTCCCCAGACTTCTCGGCCTTTGCCTTAG ATGAGGTGTCCATGAACAAAGTCACAGAGAAGACTCACAGAGTCCTGAGGGTCATGG GGGGCAGCACCACGCTGTACAACTGCTCCACCTGCAAGGGGACGGAGGTGTCCTGCTGGCCCCGAAAGCGCTGCTTCCCAG GTCCCACCACCTCCAAGCAAAAAGTGGCTTGTGAAGACGCTGaaaacctcccagcctccagctcTAAGGG TGTCAGATGGCCTCCCGGGAACCCAGGCACCCACAGCTGGAAAGTTCCTCCCCTCCAGCCCTCAACCAATCACATGGCTGTCAACAATGCCAGGAAAATATCTACAGAAGGAAAGAATCCCCTACGCCACTCCCACCACACCCACACCCCCTTCTGCCTGTTCCGGGAAAGCGGGGGCATCTGCCCCAGAAGCTATTCCAGGCCCTCCTATGACTGA
- the TMEM95 gene encoding sperm-egg fusion protein TMEM95 isoform 1 precursor (isoform 1 precursor is encoded by transcript variant 1), with amino-acid sequence MWRLALGGVFLAAAQACVFCRLPAHDLSGRLARLCSQMEARQKECGASPDFSAFALDEVSMNKVTEKTHRVLRVMEIKEAVSSLPSYWSWLRKTKLPEYTREALCPPACRGSTTLYNCSTCKGTEVSCWPRKRCFPGSLGSQDSAPLHLRSFPASGCSEPPGGVPPPPSKKWLVKTLKTSQPPALRGMHSQLPHPLEGNQSAP; translated from the exons ATGTGGAGGCTGGCACTAGGCGGGGTTTTCCTGGCAGCCGCCCAGGCTTGTGTCTTCTGTCGCCTCCCAGCCCACGACTTGTCAGGCCGCCTGGCTCGGCTCTGCAGCCAGATGGAGGCCAGGCAGAAGGAATGTGGGGCCTCCCCAGACTTCTCGGCCTTTGCCTTAG ATGAGGTGTCCATGAACAAAGTCACAGAGAAGACTCACAGAGTCCTGAGGGTCATGG AAATCAAAGAGGCTGTCTCCTCACTCCCTTCATATTGGAGTTGGCTTCGAAAGACCAAGCTCCCTGAGTACACCAGGGAAG CTCTCTGTCCCCCCGCCTGCC GGGGCAGCACCACGCTGTACAACTGCTCCACCTGCAAGGGGACGGAGGTGTCCTGCTGGCCCCGAAAGCGCTGCTTCCCAG gatctttgggaagccaagattcTGCTCCTCTCCATCTTCGGAGCTTTCCTGCTTCTGGGTGTTCTGAGCCTCCTGGTGGA GTCCCACCACCTCCAAGCAAAAAGTGGCTTGTGAAGACGCTGaaaacctcccagcctccagctcTAAGGGGTATGCACTCACAACTTCCACATCCCTTGGAGGGGAACCAGTCAGCCCCTTAG
- the TMEM95 gene encoding sperm-egg fusion protein TMEM95 isoform X3: MWRLALGGVFLAAAQACVFCRLPAHDLSGRLARLCSQMEARQKECGASPDFSAFALDEVSMNKVTEKTHRVLRVMALCPPACRGSTTLYNCSTCKGTEVSCWPRKRCFPGPTTSKQKVACEDAENLPASSSKGVRWPPGNPGTHSWKVPPLQPSTNHMAVNNARKISTEGKNPLRHSHHTHTPFCLFRESGGICPRSYSRPSYD; the protein is encoded by the exons ATGTGGAGGCTGGCACTAGGCGGGGTTTTCCTGGCAGCCGCCCAGGCTTGTGTCTTCTGTCGCCTCCCAGCCCACGACTTGTCAGGCCGCCTGGCTCGGCTCTGCAGCCAGATGGAGGCCAGGCAGAAGGAATGTGGGGCCTCCCCAGACTTCTCGGCCTTTGCCTTAG ATGAGGTGTCCATGAACAAAGTCACAGAGAAGACTCACAGAGTCCTGAGGGTCATGG CTCTCTGTCCCCCCGCCTGCC GGGGCAGCACCACGCTGTACAACTGCTCCACCTGCAAGGGGACGGAGGTGTCCTGCTGGCCCCGAAAGCGCTGCTTCCCAG GTCCCACCACCTCCAAGCAAAAAGTGGCTTGTGAAGACGCTGaaaacctcccagcctccagctcTAAGGG TGTCAGATGGCCTCCCGGGAACCCAGGCACCCACAGCTGGAAAGTTCCTCCCCTCCAGCCCTCAACCAATCACATGGCTGTCAACAATGCCAGGAAAATATCTACAGAAGGAAAGAATCCCCTACGCCACTCCCACCACACCCACACCCCCTTCTGCCTGTTCCGGGAAAGCGGGGGCATCTGCCCCAGAAGCTATTCCAGGCCCTCCTATGACTGA